One segment of Thermodesulfovibrio sp. 3907-1M DNA contains the following:
- a CDS encoding NADH-quinone oxidoreductase subunit M codes for MHEDAVIKNDINTELRKHLLISLLLIGLFGGAILMFGAAVNNLHFPVLSTLIFFPITGAAFIAVLPRQKEELIKFSALAISIIEFVLSIPLYISFNKATYEMQFREEYLWIPQWGIKFSLGVDGISVLFILLSSLLTILCVTVSWREIDKKIKEFYSAVLLTHSAMIGVFMSLDIFLFYIFWEAMLIPMYLIIGVWGGPRRIYSAIKFFLYTFVGSVLMLVGIMVLYLHTGTSDILTLMKTSYPYKMQLWLFWAFFAAFAVKVPMWPVHTWLPDAHTEAPTAGSVILAGILIKMGAYGFLRFNLPIFPEATLAMKPFMMILSVIAIIYGALICLVQKDLKRLIAYSSVSHMGFVTLGIFTLNQQGIQGGILQMINHGIVTGALFLCVGIVYQRTHTRQIAYYGGVATVMPAYSAFFMAFTLASIGLPGTNGFIGEFLILLGAFKAWKLMCVLAATALIIGAAYMLWLYQRVFFEKTNPEFLHHIQGYGDLNAREMFTLFPLLVAVLWIGFYPNAFLSFIDQSVKELINHVMTQGAMR; via the coding sequence ATGCATGAAGACGCAGTAATTAAAAATGATATTAACACAGAGCTCAGAAAACATCTCTTAATTTCACTTTTGCTTATTGGACTTTTTGGTGGAGCTATTTTAATGTTTGGAGCTGCAGTAAATAATTTACATTTTCCAGTTCTTTCAACTCTTATTTTCTTCCCAATTACTGGTGCTGCCTTTATAGCAGTGCTTCCAAGACAAAAAGAGGAATTAATCAAATTTTCGGCTCTTGCTATATCAATTATTGAGTTTGTCCTCAGCATTCCTTTATACATTTCCTTTAACAAAGCCACTTATGAGATGCAGTTTAGGGAAGAATATTTATGGATTCCGCAGTGGGGAATTAAGTTTTCTCTTGGCGTAGATGGAATAAGTGTGTTGTTTATTTTACTCAGCAGTCTCCTTACAATCCTCTGTGTAACAGTTTCTTGGAGAGAGATTGATAAAAAAATAAAGGAGTTTTATTCTGCAGTGTTACTTACTCACTCTGCTATGATTGGTGTTTTCATGAGCCTTGACATTTTTCTTTTTTACATCTTCTGGGAAGCAATGCTCATTCCCATGTATTTAATCATTGGAGTATGGGGTGGACCAAGAAGAATTTACTCAGCCATAAAGTTTTTTTTGTATACCTTTGTTGGCAGTGTTCTCATGCTCGTTGGAATTATGGTTCTTTATTTGCATACAGGAACATCAGATATTCTTACGCTTATGAAAACATCCTATCCTTACAAAATGCAACTCTGGTTATTCTGGGCATTCTTTGCTGCCTTTGCAGTCAAAGTTCCCATGTGGCCTGTGCACACATGGCTTCCTGATGCTCATACTGAGGCACCAACTGCAGGAAGCGTTATTCTTGCAGGAATCCTGATCAAAATGGGAGCATACGGATTCTTGAGATTTAATCTTCCAATCTTTCCAGAAGCTACATTGGCGATGAAGCCTTTTATGATGATTCTTTCAGTTATTGCAATTATTTATGGTGCACTGATATGTCTCGTCCAGAAAGACCTTAAGCGTCTTATTGCCTATAGTTCTGTAAGTCATATGGGATTTGTAACACTTGGAATTTTTACCCTTAATCAGCAGGGTATTCAGGGAGGAATTCTTCAGATGATCAATCACGGAATTGTTACAGGAGCTTTGTTTTTATGTGTTGGAATTGTCTATCAGAGAACCCATACCCGTCAGATAGCTTACTATGGAGGGGTTGCCACTGTGATGCCTGCTTATTCGGCATTTTTTATGGCTTTTACCCTCGCATCTATTGGACTTCCTGGAACAAATGGATTTATTGGTGAGTTTCTAATACTTCTTGGAGCATTCAAAGCATGGAAATTAATGTGCGTTCTTGCAGCTACTGCATTAATCATAGGTGCAGCCTATATGTTGTGGCTGTATCAAAGAGTTTTTTTTGAAAAAACCAATCCAGAGTTTCTTCATCACATACAGGGTTATGGAGATTTAAACGCAAGAGAGATGTTCACTCTTTTTCCACTTCTGGTAGCAGTGCTCTGGATAGGATTTTATCCAAATGCTTTTTTAAGTTTTATAGATCAATCAGTTAAAGAGCTAATTAATCATGTGATGACTCAGGGGGCTATGAGATGA